The nucleotide window TGGCTTGAGTCTGAGCTAAGCTTTGATCTGCCTAGTAGTGCTATCGTCGCTAGTCCAGACGAGCTATACGCAAAGGCAAAGAGCGAGTACGAGCAGGTCTGCTCGGCGTGTCATCACCTGCACGCTCCTAGTGAGTTTAGCGTGAGTCAATGGCCGTTTGCGATTGAGAGTATGGAAAGTGGCGGCTTTGTCGTGCTAGAACCAGCCCAAAAAGATCTGATCATAAAATACCTGCAACACAACGCAAAAGACGCAAAATAAATTTAAAGGAGATAGTTATGAAAAGGCGTGATTTTATCAAATTTTCAGCCATAGCGGCGGCTTCGGCTCAGGCAAACCGCATTGACGGAGCGCTTGAGACTATTTTTGATAGCAAAAAGACTCTAACGGCAAACCGTTTTGGGGCATTTTGGGCAAACACAAACAGCGCTCAAATCGTAAGCGTAGAGCCGTTTAATGGGGATAAATTCCCAAGCACGATGAATAACTCCCTGCCAGATCGCATACAAAACGAAAGCCGAGTGCTCTACCCCTATGTACGCAAAAGCTACCTAGCCAAAAATGCCCCAAACAAGCCAGAGCTTCGTGGCAAGGAGGAGTTTGTGCGGGTTAGCTGGGACACGGCGCTTGATCTAGCAGCAAAGGCACTAAAGGAAAACTTCGATAAATACGGAGCTGAGGCGGTATATGGAGAGTGCTACTGGTGGGGCGGCGGTGGCAAGGTCAGCTGGGGACGCACCGTGGCTCACAGGATGCTAAAAATACTAGGCGGCTATGTGGAGGAGACTGATGATTACTCCACTGGGGCTGGCATTGCCATTATGCCCTACGTCTTTGGTAGTACGACCGTGTATGACGCACCCACACGCTGGGAGGCGATTATTAGGGATTGTAAAAACATAGTCTTTTGGGGGACAGATCCAGTAGTAACAAACCAGATCGCCACAGGCGTACCAACGCACGATAATTATGAGTATTTTACCCGCATAAAAGAGCTAAAAGAGGCTGGTAAAATCAGCATAACAAGCATAGACACCTACCGCAACAACACCGCTCGCTACGTAGATAGTGAGTATATCCCAGTCCGCCCAAACACCGACACTGCTATGATGATAGGAATGTGCCACTACCTATATGAAAGCGGGCTATATGATAAGGAATTTATCAAAAAATACACCGTCGGCTTTAATAAATTTAAAGACTACCTGCTCGGCAAAGATGACGGCGTGGTGAAAGATTTGGCCTGGGCTAGTGCGATATGCAATGTAAGCCAAAGCGAGCTAAAAGCCCTGTGCGAACGCCTAGCAAAGGATAACTCAATCATCATCGCAGGACGCGCCTTGCAGCGACAAGACCACGGCGAGCAGGCGTTTTGGATGATAGCTACGCTTAGTGCCATGCTAGGACATATCGGCAAAAGCGGAGGGGGATTTGAGTTTAGCCTAGGTTACAATGGCGGCAGCGCAAAGACTATGATAGCCCCTAGCCTAAAGGGCATCTCAGCCGTGCCAAGCGAGAGCTACACTACGCCAGAAAGCCCATGGGTAAAGGGTCAAAACTACACTATCCCAACCAGCCGCTTTATCGAAGCCCTCGAAAATCCAGGCAAGGAGATAGACTTTAAGGGGCGCAAAATCCGCCTGCCGCGCATCAGAGTGGCGTATAACGCAAGTGGGTCAATTTTTACTCGTCATCAAGACGTCAATCGTGCCGTAAAAGCGTGGCAAAAACTTGACACCGTAATCACCGCTGAGCCGTTTTGGACTAGCACGGCTAAGCTTAGCGACATAGTCCTGCCAGTGGCGATTGAGGGCGAACGCACCGACATAGCCGCTAGCAACGCCACAAATGAGTATATCTTTGCCATTAAGCCTGTCATCTCACCTATGGGCGAGAGTAGGAGCGATTTTGAAATTTGTCGAGGTATCTGCGAACGCTGGGGCATGGGCGAAGTGTTTAGCGAGGGCAAAAGCGAGCTAGAGTGGGTTAGGGAAATCTACGCAGACGCTACGTCTCAGGCAAAGGCTCTAGGCTATGCTAATGTGCCTAGCTTTGATGAGTTTTGGCAGGCTGGATACGCTAGGTTTGATCGTGAAGATGAGAGCAAAAGATACTACACGCGCCTTGCTGCTTACAGGCAAAATCCGCACAAAAACCGCCTAGGCACACCATCTGGTAAGATAGAAATCTACTCTCCAGCCATCGCCAAAATGGGCTATGCTGACTGCCTAGGACACCCTGCGTGGTTTGAGCCATTTGAGTGGCTGGGCGATAAAAATTTAATAAAAAAATACCCATTAGCCGTATCAAGCCCACACTCAAGATTTCGCCTTCATAGCCAGCTAAATAACTCGCTTATTAGGGGATATGCTGAGATTGGTGGACGTGAGCCAGTCATCATAAGCCCAAAAGCGGCAAGCGAGCGCGGCATAAAAACGGGCGATGTGGTGCGAGTTTTTAATGACCGCGGAGAGATACTTTGCGGTGCACTTGTGAGCGAAGTGGCTCAAGATGACGTGATAATCATCTGCGAAGGGGCGTGGTATGACCCTGATGAGTGGGGCAAAAAGAGCCTTTGCCAGCACGGCAATGTCAATGTCCTAACTCGTGATAAAGGTAGCTCCAGCCTAGGGCAGAGCAACTGCGCTCACACCCTGCTTGTTCAAGTGGAGAAATTTAAAGGCGTGCTAAGAGAGATTAGGGCGTTTAGTAAACCAAAAATAGTAGGCGGATAGGATGATTTGTTAAATTTACTTGGCTTTGGGGCGTCCAAACTCGCCCCTGTATAGTCAGCTGTCAAACGACTTTTGCTGGGGACGGATAAGATTTTAGGCGGATTTGGGCTAGCTTTGCGTGGTCTAAAAAAAAGGGGGGGGGGCAAAACTAGCTTGTTTTAAATTTAAAAAAGCTAGTCAAACACGCTCAAAAAAGGAGACTGGATTAAATTCATAACCCCTAAAGAAGTAGCGTGACTTTTTAAATGCAAATTTTAAGCCACAAAGCAAGCCAAGTGCTACTAATTTGTGCGATTGGCTTGCAGTATTGCAAGCGTTGCAAAGCAGTATCGGTGCGATTTTGGAATTTAGCAAAGCTTAGTGTAAAAATCTGGATAGCTTCGCTGAGCATGAGCCTAGCGTGCCTACTATCTTATGAACCCTGTGTTTTGATGCTTGCCACTGCTTTTTTATCGCTTGCATACGCTTTAGTGTCGCAAGCAAAACGTGGCTTCTTTAAACAATCGTAGCCGATGTTTTTTGCAAAGATAAGCAAAACCAAGTTTATTTTAAAACAGAGCGTAGCCATAGTTTTTAAACGAGCTTTGCTTTTTGCGCCACTTCAGTTTATGTCCGCCCAGTCTAGGCGTAGCGAAGCAAAGCCAGACTCTAGTGAGTATATCGCCCTGCATCGCAAACAATGGCTAAGCCACCCATACGCAACACAGGGCTTGCTTTTTAAAAATTTATAAAGCAATATTTTATTTAAAGAGACAATTTGATATAGCCTAAAAGCTTACTCCAAGCACCTTTTTTTAACTTCACACTGGCTTAGCTCTGATGGGCTTAGCGGGCGTTTGTTACCATACCCACTACCGCTGCCACTAGCAGAGCAGTTTTGCGGAGAGAGCGTTACACTTAGGGGCGATACAGTCGCCGCTGAAACGCGGTAAAACTGCAATAACTCAAGCCTCCTAGCTCCTCCCAGCGTAAAAGCCCTAATCATATCATCACTGCTATCAACAGCTTGGAGATTTTCTCTAAAGCTATCTAAGTCCATTTGCGTATTTGTAGGAATTATAACTACCCCATCATGAGTACGCAAGATAGGCTGCACGTGCCCCACCGTACCAGTGCCGTCAGGCCTGCTACGATACATCACGGTCAGCCACAGACTGCCGTCTGGGGAGTTTAGTACGCTTTGTGATAACTGATAAATCTCATCGCTTCTTACCATTCTAGTTGGTCTTAGTGAGATATTTGGCATAGCGATTTGAGAGACGGCTAAAACTATCTGCTCAGCCCTAGTCATAAACCTATCAGTAGTCTCAAAACGAGTAAAACCAGCACTCATCGCCCTAGTTGCCATCAGCCGCTCATTCAGTGATGGAAAACGAGTAGCAAGAGATGCGAATGGATTTTCGCCAAAGCCCGTATCAAACAAAAGTCCGCCTCTACTAAGCGGACTTTCATCGTGCGAGCTCATAAGCTCTAGTATCATCTCAAAGCTATGAAGCATGCACGTGCCACACACGCCAGATCTAGGGCTTGGGCGTATGTTTGGATTTACAGTAGTCGCTATATCATGAAGCCTCCTAATCCACGCATCATCAAGAGTAAAATTTGACGGCAGATCGCGCTTGCTTATCTTGTGCTCAAACCGCCCATTCGCCTCGCAACTAGGCAGACTTAGGGAGAGATTTGCATTTTCAAATTTAACAAAATCCTCCACATCTCTAGAAAAAATA belongs to Campylobacter sp. 19-13652 and includes:
- a CDS encoding DUF1561 family protein gives rise to the protein MKANLFKVLALLPLALYSASPAEQPKDRTLAVTLIEKAGSQNLCLTPKFKGGDGYIYANYCGSKDVKKARYDLFGRISFNVNGTNLCMQAPANVTDANSIHQSEWDYVRLRPCVINDDNQKWRIKDGHIYTYKGNLELKSYGYYGYVGAVGDNGDKIELQDVMHSWIYTAATPSTLSIKTTLGWISEPFEGFSFYSLYNNASTNAELKWLYYNPSNGHIAQYEPSDGTLSCLSSTGLENAEPWDWAKWSVCTDSVTRSSDKHNSWQLGEMIENEAELRDYNGNLLRLDRYGTHWGVPYVISPQQIDADIAHSPTSRFIFSRDVEDFVKFENANLSLSLPSCEANGRFEHKISKRDLPSNFTLDDAWIRRLHDIATTVNPNIRPSPRSGVCGTCMLHSFEMILELMSSHDESPLSRGGLLFDTGFGENPFASLATRFPSLNERLMATRAMSAGFTRFETTDRFMTRAEQIVLAVSQIAMPNISLRPTRMVRSDEIYQLSQSVLNSPDGSLWLTVMYRSRPDGTGTVGHVQPILRTHDGVVIIPTNTQMDLDSFRENLQAVDSSDDMIRAFTLGGARRLELLQFYRVSAATVSPLSVTLSPQNCSASGSGSGYGNKRPLSPSELSQCEVKKRCLE
- a CDS encoding molybdopterin-dependent oxidoreductase codes for the protein MKRRDFIKFSAIAAASAQANRIDGALETIFDSKKTLTANRFGAFWANTNSAQIVSVEPFNGDKFPSTMNNSLPDRIQNESRVLYPYVRKSYLAKNAPNKPELRGKEEFVRVSWDTALDLAAKALKENFDKYGAEAVYGECYWWGGGGKVSWGRTVAHRMLKILGGYVEETDDYSTGAGIAIMPYVFGSTTVYDAPTRWEAIIRDCKNIVFWGTDPVVTNQIATGVPTHDNYEYFTRIKELKEAGKISITSIDTYRNNTARYVDSEYIPVRPNTDTAMMIGMCHYLYESGLYDKEFIKKYTVGFNKFKDYLLGKDDGVVKDLAWASAICNVSQSELKALCERLAKDNSIIIAGRALQRQDHGEQAFWMIATLSAMLGHIGKSGGGFEFSLGYNGGSAKTMIAPSLKGISAVPSESYTTPESPWVKGQNYTIPTSRFIEALENPGKEIDFKGRKIRLPRIRVAYNASGSIFTRHQDVNRAVKAWQKLDTVITAEPFWTSTAKLSDIVLPVAIEGERTDIAASNATNEYIFAIKPVISPMGESRSDFEICRGICERWGMGEVFSEGKSELEWVREIYADATSQAKALGYANVPSFDEFWQAGYARFDREDESKRYYTRLAAYRQNPHKNRLGTPSGKIEIYSPAIAKMGYADCLGHPAWFEPFEWLGDKNLIKKYPLAVSSPHSRFRLHSQLNNSLIRGYAEIGGREPVIISPKAASERGIKTGDVVRVFNDRGEILCGALVSEVAQDDVIIICEGAWYDPDEWGKKSLCQHGNVNVLTRDKGSSSLGQSNCAHTLLVQVEKFKGVLREIRAFSKPKIVGG